A window of the Oscillospiraceae bacterium genome harbors these coding sequences:
- a CDS encoding PcfB family protein, protein MQEEIENRSVTLVISGAKLTGRVLKAVIAKYLAHRKEKKNAKARAGPVVPRGRQTVKQLVGQNVGVSNMEITDSNIKSFDRVARKYGVDYAVKKDRSVSPPKYLVFFKARDADALTAAFTEFTAKTVNRAKRPSVLSRLRQFKDLVKANTVDRVRHKEQERAR, encoded by the coding sequence TTGCAGGAAGAAATTGAAAACCGTTCCGTGACGCTCGTCATCAGCGGCGCGAAGCTCACGGGCCGGGTGCTCAAAGCGGTGATTGCCAAATATCTGGCCCACCGGAAGGAGAAGAAAAACGCGAAGGCCCGCGCCGGTCCCGTGGTTCCGCGCGGCAGGCAGACGGTCAAGCAGCTCGTCGGGCAGAACGTGGGCGTTTCCAATATGGAAATCACCGACAGTAACATCAAATCCTTTGACCGCGTGGCGCGGAAATACGGCGTGGACTACGCCGTCAAAAAGGACCGCAGCGTTTCGCCGCCGAAATATCTCGTCTTTTTCAAGGCGCGAGACGCCGACGCCCTCACCGCCGCTTTCACCGAGTTTACGGCGAAAACGGTGAACCGGGCGAAAAGGCCCTCCGTTCTCTCGCGGCTCCGGCAGTTTAAGGATCTGGTCAAGGCGAATACCGTTGACCGGGTGAGGCATAAGGAACAGGAGCGAGCGCGATGA
- a CDS encoding type IV secretory system conjugative DNA transfer family protein, whose protein sequence is MSEKTKKLLLMNLPYLFVALFATKFGQAWRLAAGADASGKLLHLMDGLTAAFVSPLPSFHPADLGVGVLLAAALRLAVYVKGRNAKKFRKNVEYGSARWGKAEDIRPYIDPVFENNVILTQTERLTMNSRPKDPKTSRNKNVLVVGGSGSGKTRFFIKPNLMQCDSKDYPTSFVVTDPKGSIVVECGNLLRRRGYRIKILNTINFKKSMRYNPFAYIHSEKDILKLVTALIANTKGNGKSGDDFWEKAETLFYTALIGYIHYEAPVEEQNFATLIEFINASEVREDDEEFKNPVDLMFEALEKENPNHFAVRQYKKYKLAAGKTAKSILISCGARMAPFDIQELRDLTAYDELELDTLGDRKTALFIIISDTDDTFNFLVSMAYTQLFNLLCEKADDVYGGRLPVHVRCLLDEFANIGQIPKFEKLIATIRSREISACLVLQAQSQLKALYKDNADTIIGNCDSAIFLGGKERTTLKELTESLGKETIDTYNTGESRGREVSHSLNYQKLGKDLASVDELSILDGGKCILQLRGVRPFLSDKYDITKHPNYKYLSDYDHRNAFPIEKFLSTKLKPKPDDVFSTYFVDLSGDPKAAK, encoded by the coding sequence ATGAGTGAGAAAACAAAAAAGTTGCTTCTGATGAACCTTCCGTACCTGTTTGTCGCTCTGTTTGCCACCAAGTTCGGACAGGCGTGGCGGCTGGCCGCAGGCGCGGACGCTTCCGGAAAGCTCCTGCACCTGATGGACGGCCTCACCGCCGCGTTTGTCTCTCCGCTGCCAAGCTTCCATCCAGCCGACCTCGGCGTGGGTGTTCTTCTCGCCGCCGCGCTCCGGCTGGCGGTTTACGTCAAGGGCCGGAACGCCAAGAAATTCCGCAAAAACGTGGAATACGGCTCGGCCCGCTGGGGCAAGGCCGAGGACATCAGGCCGTATATCGACCCGGTTTTTGAAAACAACGTCATTCTCACGCAGACGGAACGGCTCACCATGAACAGCCGTCCGAAGGACCCCAAAACATCCCGGAACAAAAACGTTCTGGTCGTCGGCGGTTCCGGTTCCGGCAAGACGCGGTTTTTCATCAAGCCGAACCTGATGCAGTGCGATTCCAAAGATTATCCGACGAGCTTCGTGGTCACAGACCCGAAGGGCAGCATCGTCGTGGAGTGCGGAAATCTCCTGCGGCGCAGGGGCTACCGTATCAAAATTCTCAATACCATCAACTTCAAAAAGTCGATGCGTTACAATCCCTTCGCGTACATTCACTCAGAAAAAGACATTTTGAAGCTGGTCACGGCGCTGATTGCCAACACCAAAGGAAACGGCAAATCCGGAGATGACTTCTGGGAAAAGGCAGAGACCCTCTTTTACACGGCTCTCATCGGCTACATCCATTACGAGGCCCCGGTCGAGGAACAGAATTTCGCCACACTGATCGAATTCATCAACGCCTCGGAGGTCCGAGAAGATGATGAGGAATTCAAGAATCCCGTGGATCTCATGTTTGAGGCGCTGGAAAAGGAAAATCCAAACCACTTCGCCGTCCGGCAATATAAAAAGTACAAGTTGGCGGCGGGCAAGACAGCAAAATCAATCCTTATTTCCTGCGGCGCAAGAATGGCCCCCTTCGACATTCAGGAGCTTCGTGACCTGACGGCCTATGACGAGTTGGAGCTGGACACGCTGGGCGACCGAAAAACCGCCCTGTTCATCATCATTTCAGATACGGACGACACCTTTAATTTTTTAGTTTCGATGGCCTATACGCAGCTTTTCAATCTGCTGTGCGAAAAGGCCGACGACGTGTACGGCGGGCGCTTGCCTGTCCACGTCCGGTGCCTGCTTGACGAATTTGCCAACATCGGACAGATCCCCAAGTTTGAGAAGCTGATTGCCACCATCCGCAGCCGTGAGATCTCGGCCTGCCTTGTTTTGCAGGCGCAGAGCCAGCTCAAGGCTCTGTACAAAGACAACGCCGACACGATCATCGGCAACTGCGACAGCGCCATCTTCCTCGGCGGTAAGGAACGCACGACCTTGAAGGAACTGACGGAATCGCTTGGAAAAGAGACGATCGACACCTATAACACCGGCGAAAGCCGGGGCCGCGAGGTTTCTCACAGCCTCAATTATCAGAAATTGGGGAAGGATTTAGCTTCGGTCGATGAGCTGTCTATCCTCGACGGCGGCAAGTGCATTCTCCAGCTTCGCGGCGTTCGCCCCTTCCTTTCGGACAAGTACGACATCACAAAGCACCCAAATTACAAGTACCTGTCTGACTATGACCACCGCAACGCTTTTCCTATCGAAAAATTCCTGTCCACCAAATTAAAACCGAAACCGGACGATGTGTTCAGCACATATTTCGTTGACCTCTCCGGGGACCCCAAAGCCGCAAAATAG
- a CDS encoding Maff2 family protein, with protein MSFFHSAIGVLQTLVIALGAGLAIWGAINLLEGYGNDNPGAKSQGIKQLMAGGGVALIGITLVPLLSNLFG; from the coding sequence ATGAGTTTCTTTCATTCCGCAATCGGCGTTCTCCAGACCCTCGTAATCGCCCTCGGCGCGGGCCTTGCCATTTGGGGCGCGATTAACCTTCTGGAAGGTTACGGCAACGATAATCCGGGAGCAAAATCGCAAGGCATTAAACAGCTCATGGCGGGCGGCGGCGTGGCCCTGATCGGCATTACGCTGGTTCCGCTGCTCTCCAACCTTTTCGGCTAA
- a CDS encoding CD0415/CD1112 family protein, which translates to MDFIKQQITEWLKEILVGGIMNNLSGMFDNVNSQVGQIASQVGTTPQAWNTGIYNMIHTLSENVMMPIAGLILAFVMTLELIQIITDKNNFHDIESAVFFRWIFKTACAILIVTNTWNIVMGVFDVAQSVVNSAAGIIVSDTSIDISSVTANLQTRLMAMDLGPLFGLWFQSIFVGFTMWALTICIFIIVYGRMIEIYLATSIAPIPMATMLNRESGGMGQNYLRSLFALGFQGFLIIVCVAIYAVLVKSISVSTDVSKAIWTCMGYTVLLCFTLFKTGSLAKSIFNAH; encoded by the coding sequence TTGGATTTCATCAAGCAGCAGATTACCGAATGGCTGAAAGAAATACTGGTCGGCGGCATCATGAACAACCTGTCGGGCATGTTCGACAACGTGAACAGTCAGGTCGGGCAGATCGCCTCTCAGGTAGGGACGACGCCGCAGGCATGGAACACCGGCATTTACAACATGATTCACACCCTGTCTGAAAATGTTATGATGCCCATCGCGGGCCTCATTCTCGCGTTCGTCATGACACTGGAGCTGATTCAGATCATCACCGACAAAAACAATTTTCACGACATCGAAAGCGCCGTTTTCTTCCGTTGGATTTTCAAAACGGCCTGCGCCATCCTCATCGTGACCAACACATGGAACATCGTCATGGGCGTGTTCGACGTGGCACAGAGCGTAGTCAACAGTGCGGCGGGAATCATCGTTTCCGATACGTCCATCGACATCAGTTCCGTCACGGCGAACCTTCAGACGCGGCTCATGGCAATGGATCTCGGTCCCCTGTTCGGCTTGTGGTTTCAGAGCATTTTTGTGGGCTTTACCATGTGGGCGCTCACGATCTGCATTTTCATCATCGTGTACGGGAGGATGATCGAGATCTATTTAGCCACTTCCATCGCGCCGATCCCGATGGCGACGATGCTGAACCGGGAATCGGGCGGCATGGGCCAAAACTATCTGCGCTCCCTGTTCGCACTGGGATTTCAGGGCTTTCTCATCATCGTCTGCGTGGCGATTTACGCCGTTTTGGTAAAAAGCATCAGCGTGAGCACGGACGTCAGCAAGGCAATCTGGACTTGCATGGGCTATACGGTGCTGCTGTGTTTTACGCTCTTCAAGACCGGAAGCCTCGCAAAATCAATTTTTAACGCGCATTGA
- a CDS encoding DUF3848 domain-containing protein → MQDKLQELFDRLDANLEDFRKTWESSDKAKLIDGSREITAIKDAHYYLTESHGFEPEEIDYLLLFENPLQVVADKWLERTEDLSDFSFALDEVFDKQDAIRDYERKEKPSILEQLHHTAETAGKAARPTKEQEAR, encoded by the coding sequence ATGCAGGACAAATTACAGGAGCTTTTTGACCGGCTGGACGCCAACCTTGAAGATTTTCGGAAAACGTGGGAATCCAGCGATAAGGCAAAGCTGATCGACGGCTCCCGCGAGATCACCGCGATTAAGGACGCCCATTATTATCTGACCGAAAGCCACGGCTTTGAACCGGAGGAAATCGACTATCTTCTCCTGTTTGAGAACCCTTTACAGGTTGTCGCGGACAAGTGGCTGGAACGCACGGAAGATCTGAGCGATTTCAGCTTCGCGCTCGACGAGGTGTTCGACAAGCAGGACGCGATCAGGGACTACGAACGGAAGGAAAAGCCGTCCATTCTGGAACAGCTTCATCATACCGCTGAGACTGCCGGGAAAGCCGCGCGCCCGACAAAAGAACAGGAGGCGCGATAA
- a CDS encoding PrgI family protein → MAYVPVPKDLTAVKTKVLLNLTKRQLVCFSGGALVGVPLFFLLKGPAGFSAGAASLCMVLVMLPFFLTAVYEKNGLPMEKIVRNIARVLFLRPKQRPYQTNNFYAVLARQSKLDKEVYRIVGKKAKTGHESVIVPRREASDRSRCRKSSADR, encoded by the coding sequence ATGGCTTATGTTCCCGTCCCCAAGGACCTGACCGCCGTGAAAACGAAGGTTCTGCTCAATTTAACAAAACGGCAGCTTGTCTGTTTCAGCGGCGGCGCGCTTGTGGGCGTACCGCTTTTCTTTTTGCTCAAGGGGCCTGCGGGGTTCAGTGCCGGAGCCGCTTCTCTCTGCATGGTTCTCGTCATGCTGCCGTTTTTCCTGACGGCGGTGTATGAGAAAAACGGCCTGCCGATGGAAAAAATCGTCCGCAACATTGCCCGGGTGCTGTTTCTCCGGCCAAAGCAGCGCCCGTATCAGACCAACAATTTTTACGCCGTGCTCGCGCGGCAAAGTAAACTCGACAAGGAGGTGTATCGGATTGTCGGTAAAAAAGCAAAAACCGGCCATGAATCGGTCATTGTCCCGCGCCGAGAGGCGTCAGATCGAAGCCGCTGTCGCAAGAGCTCGGCAGACCGATAA
- a CDS encoding ATP-binding protein produces the protein MNRSLSRAERRQIEAAVARARQTDKKKQSAQDSIPFQRMFPDGICRVTDSYYTKTVQFQDINYQLNQNEDKTAIFEGWCDFLNYFDSSIKFQLSFLNLSATRDSFARSVTIPPQGDDFDSLRSEYTDMLRNQLAKGNNGLIKTKYLTFGIEADSLKAAKPRLERVEIDILNNFKHLGVTAASLNGADRLRLLHDIFHMDAPEPFRFSWDWLAPSGLSVKDFISPSSFEFKSGSMFGMGHQVGAVSFLQILAPELNDRMLADFLDMESSLIVTMHIQSIDQVNAIKTVKRKITDLDSMKIQEQKKAIRSGYDMDIIPSDLATYGEEAKKLLQDLQSRNERMFLVTFLVLNVAENRQRLDNNVFQASSLAQKYNCALTRLDFRQEEGLMSSLPLGYNQVEIQRGLTTSSTAIFIPFTTQELFQTGREALYCGLNALSNNLIMVDRKLLKNPNGLILGTPGAGKSFAAKREIVNVFLVTNDDIIVCDPEAEYGPLIERLHGQIIKISPTSADYINPMDINLNYSEEENPLSLKSDFILSLCELIVGGKEGLQPVEKTVIDRCVRLVYRDYLSDPRPENMPILEDLYSELRRQGEKEAQYVATALEIYVTGSLNVFNHRTTVNVRNRVVSYDIRELGKQLKKIGMLIVQDQVWNRVTVNRAVGKSTRYYIDEFHLLLKEEQTAAYSVEIWKRFRKWGGIPTGITQNIKDLLSSREIENIFENSDYIYMLNQASGDRQILAKQLGISPHQLSYVTHSGEGEGLLFYGNVILPFVDHFPKDTELYRIMTTKPQEVAAT, from the coding sequence ATGAATCGGTCATTGTCCCGCGCCGAGAGGCGTCAGATCGAAGCCGCTGTCGCAAGAGCTCGGCAGACCGATAAGAAAAAGCAGTCGGCGCAGGACAGCATTCCGTTTCAGCGGATGTTCCCGGATGGCATCTGCCGCGTAACCGACAGCTATTACACGAAAACCGTTCAGTTTCAGGACATCAACTATCAGCTCAACCAGAACGAGGACAAAACCGCCATTTTCGAGGGCTGGTGCGATTTTCTCAACTATTTCGACAGCTCCATTAAATTTCAGCTCTCGTTCCTGAATCTCTCCGCGACGCGGGACAGCTTTGCGAGAAGCGTCACTATCCCGCCGCAGGGCGACGATTTCGACAGCCTGCGCTCGGAGTACACGGATATGCTCCGGAATCAGCTTGCCAAAGGCAACAACGGCCTCATCAAAACCAAGTACCTGACCTTCGGTATCGAGGCGGACAGCCTGAAAGCGGCCAAACCCCGGCTGGAACGCGTCGAGATCGATATTCTCAATAACTTCAAACATCTCGGCGTAACAGCCGCATCTCTGAACGGTGCCGACCGTCTGCGACTTCTGCACGACATCTTCCATATGGATGCGCCGGAGCCGTTCCGTTTTTCGTGGGACTGGCTGGCCCCTTCCGGCCTGTCCGTCAAAGATTTCATCTCCCCCAGCTCGTTTGAGTTCAAAAGCGGCAGCATGTTCGGTATGGGGCATCAGGTTGGGGCGGTATCGTTCCTGCAAATTCTCGCGCCGGAGCTAAACGACCGGATGCTGGCTGATTTTCTCGATATGGAATCCAGTCTCATCGTCACCATGCACATCCAATCCATCGACCAGGTGAACGCCATCAAGACGGTGAAACGAAAAATCACAGATTTGGATTCCATGAAGATTCAGGAGCAGAAAAAAGCCATCCGTTCCGGGTACGACATGGACATCATCCCCTCCGACCTCGCTACCTACGGCGAGGAAGCGAAGAAGTTGTTGCAGGATTTGCAGAGCCGCAACGAGCGCATGTTCCTCGTGACTTTTCTCGTTCTCAACGTGGCCGAGAACCGGCAGCGGCTGGACAACAACGTGTTTCAGGCAAGTTCCCTCGCGCAGAAATACAACTGTGCGCTGACCCGCCTTGACTTCCGGCAGGAGGAAGGGCTGATGTCCTCGCTTCCGCTTGGGTACAACCAAGTAGAGATTCAGCGGGGCCTGACCACGTCGAGCACCGCTATTTTTATTCCCTTTACCACGCAGGAGCTGTTCCAGACCGGGCGCGAGGCGCTGTACTGCGGGCTGAACGCGCTCTCCAACAACCTCATCATGGTGGATCGGAAGCTGCTGAAAAACCCGAACGGCTTGATTCTCGGCACACCGGGCGCGGGCAAGTCCTTTGCTGCCAAGCGCGAAATCGTCAACGTATTTCTCGTCACAAACGATGACATCATCGTCTGCGACCCGGAGGCCGAATACGGCCCGCTGATCGAACGCCTGCACGGGCAAATCATCAAAATATCGCCCACGTCTGCTGATTATATCAACCCGATGGACATCAACCTCAACTATTCCGAGGAAGAAAACCCTCTGTCGCTCAAGTCCGATTTCATCCTGTCACTCTGCGAGCTGATCGTCGGCGGCAAAGAGGGCCTGCAGCCGGTGGAAAAGACGGTCATCGACCGCTGCGTGAGGCTGGTGTACCGGGATTACCTCAGTGACCCGCGCCCGGAAAACATGCCTATTCTGGAGGATTTGTACAGCGAGCTGCGGCGGCAGGGCGAAAAGGAAGCGCAGTACGTTGCCACGGCGCTGGAAATCTACGTCACCGGCTCCCTCAACGTGTTCAACCACCGCACGACCGTCAATGTGAGAAACCGCGTCGTCAGCTACGACATCCGGGAGCTGGGCAAACAGCTCAAAAAAATCGGGATGCTCATCGTGCAGGATCAGGTCTGGAACCGCGTTACCGTCAACCGCGCCGTGGGAAAATCCACCCGCTACTATATTGACGAGTTCCATCTGCTCTTAAAAGAAGAACAGACCGCAGCCTATTCCGTGGAGATTTGGAAGCGGTTCCGCAAGTGGGGCGGCATTCCAACCGGGATCACACAGAACATCAAAGACTTGCTTTCTTCCCGCGAAATTGAGAACATCTTTGAAAATTCAGATTACATTTACATGCTCAATCAGGCTTCCGGCGACCGCCAGATTCTTGCCAAACAGCTCGGCATTTCGCCGCACCAGCTTTCTTACGTCACCCATTCCGGCGAGGGCGAAGGGCTGCTGTTTTACGGCAACGTCATTCTGCCGTTTGTGGATCATTTTCCGAAGGACACGGAGCTGTACCGCATCATGACTACCAAGCCGCAGGAAGTGGCAGCAACATGA
- a CDS encoding NlpC/P60 family protein yields the protein MEKRAPRLQFTDDERTDPVLKKSVHRTQKAAVKADRAQAKIPKKKVLRKQRTFDKPTGKTKGRLYFEEADKKKPSKLTHAVRDAPGNAVLMRFHREIRQSEDENVGVEAAHKSEEAAETGGRLVRSAHRSHKLKPYRKSAKAEKRLDRANLGYLQKKAGRDNPQPSGNSLAHWRQKRAVKKQYAAAKRAGQFTGSAGKAAENTAKVGKTAARESKRAAAFVARHRNGFLIAAGVFLVLVLLLNVLSSSSVLLEGALSGVTMSTYPSTDDAMLGAEAAYAQKEADLQNEIDHYQEQHPGYNEYHYSLDKIGHDPYVLISILTAWHGGEWTLDEVRDTLSVLFSKEYQLTQTVEAETRTRTETDTVTDPDGTTHTETRQVPYAYTICNVKLHNEDLSHLPISIMNEDQVGVYSMYMSTLGNRPDLFPSSAYPNASTVKKPTEYDIPPEEMTDARFAAMMTEAKKYIGYPYVWGGNSPKTSFDCSGYVSWVINHSGWNVGRLGAQGLCNICTPVSPSDAKPGDLVFFEHTYDTDGVSHVGIYVGNGMMLAAGDPIGYSNLDTSYWQSHFYTFGRLPNP from the coding sequence ATGGAAAAACGAGCGCCCCGCCTGCAATTCACGGATGATGAACGGACCGACCCTGTATTAAAAAAATCTGTCCACAGGACGCAGAAAGCGGCGGTAAAAGCTGACCGCGCACAGGCAAAAATACCGAAAAAGAAAGTCCTTCGCAAGCAGCGCACCTTTGATAAACCTACGGGTAAAACGAAGGGGCGCTTATATTTTGAGGAAGCGGACAAAAAGAAGCCGTCGAAACTCACCCATGCCGTTCGGGACGCACCCGGAAACGCTGTTTTGATGCGGTTTCACCGGGAAATCCGGCAGTCCGAGGACGAAAATGTGGGCGTGGAGGCCGCGCACAAAAGTGAGGAAGCCGCCGAGACGGGCGGGCGTTTGGTTCGCAGTGCCCACCGTTCCCACAAGCTGAAACCTTACCGAAAATCGGCCAAAGCGGAAAAGCGGCTTGACCGCGCCAACCTCGGTTATTTGCAGAAAAAGGCCGGGCGGGACAATCCGCAGCCCTCCGGCAATTCTTTGGCCCATTGGCGGCAGAAGCGGGCCGTCAAAAAGCAGTATGCCGCCGCGAAACGGGCTGGGCAGTTCACGGGTTCCGCCGGAAAAGCCGCCGAAAACACCGCAAAAGTGGGAAAGACGGCGGCGCGGGAGAGCAAGCGGGCGGCGGCTTTTGTCGCACGACACCGGAACGGTTTTCTGATCGCCGCAGGCGTCTTTCTGGTGCTGGTCTTGCTTCTGAATGTCCTATCCTCCAGTTCGGTTCTGCTGGAAGGGGCGCTGTCCGGCGTTACCATGTCCACCTATCCTTCCACGGACGACGCCATGCTCGGTGCGGAAGCCGCTTACGCCCAAAAGGAAGCGGACCTTCAAAACGAGATCGACCATTATCAGGAGCAGCACCCCGGCTATAATGAATATCATTACAGTCTCGATAAAATCGGCCACGATCCCTATGTGCTGATTTCCATCCTGACCGCGTGGCACGGCGGCGAATGGACGCTGGATGAAGTCCGGGACACGCTTTCCGTGCTGTTCTCAAAAGAATACCAACTGACGCAGACTGTGGAGGCGGAAACCAGAACCCGCACGGAAACGGATACGGTGACGGACCCGGACGGTACGACCCACACCGAAACCCGGCAGGTTCCCTATGCCTACACCATCTGCAATGTGAAGCTCCACAACGAGGATTTGTCCCATCTTCCCATTTCCATTATGAACGAAGACCAGGTCGGCGTGTACTCGATGTACATGTCCACTCTCGGCAACCGGCCAGATCTGTTTCCCTCGTCGGCCTACCCGAACGCATCCACTGTCAAAAAGCCAACGGAGTACGACATTCCCCCGGAGGAAATGACGGACGCGCGGTTCGCCGCCATGATGACGGAGGCGAAAAAATACATCGGCTATCCTTACGTTTGGGGCGGCAACAGCCCGAAAACCTCATTTGACTGTTCCGGCTACGTGTCGTGGGTGATCAATCACAGCGGATGGAACGTGGGACGGCTGGGGGCGCAGGGTCTCTGCAACATCTGCACTCCGGTTTCTCCATCCGACGCCAAACCGGGCGACCTTGTTTTCTTTGAACACACCTACGACACCGACGGCGTGTCCCATGTGGGCATCTACGTCGGCAACGGCATGATGCTCGCGGCTGGGGACCCCATCGGCTACTCGAACCTCGACACAAGCTACTGGCAGAGCCATTTTTACACGTTTGGGCGTTTACCGAACCCATAA
- a CDS encoding DUF4315 family protein yields MNPKFKKIDAEYEKNVAKISALQDRQKELEKQRRELENLDIVGLVRGMGMTAEELAALMKAPRENRPVSDQNKQEENIHEEI; encoded by the coding sequence GTGAATCCGAAATTCAAGAAAATCGACGCTGAGTATGAAAAAAACGTGGCGAAAATCTCCGCGCTGCAAGATCGGCAGAAGGAACTGGAAAAGCAGCGCCGGGAGCTGGAAAATCTCGATATTGTCGGCCTTGTTCGGGGCATGGGCATGACGGCGGAGGAACTGGCCGCGCTCATGAAAGCGCCCCGCGAGAACCGGCCCGTATCCGATCAGAACAAACAGGAGGAAAATATTCATGAAGAAATCTAA
- a CDS encoding DUF4366 domain-containing protein: MIDNVTNEDGKEFFTVTTPSKHVFYLIIDRQKNAENVYFLDAVTDKDLLALAKSDNEDVSGSSSSKTASTPETSSAPTASTPTASSVSRPEKQDSSAGIAAVVVLAAVLVGAAVWFFKFRKPGKKDKSRPDPDDYDYTEDGDEESEPDDEPKAPDEEATQKDGSESSDGETEREDE; the protein is encoded by the coding sequence GTGATCGACAACGTGACCAACGAGGACGGCAAGGAGTTTTTCACCGTCACCACGCCGAGCAAGCACGTCTTTTATCTGATTATCGACCGGCAGAAAAACGCCGAGAATGTCTATTTTCTCGACGCCGTTACAGACAAGGATCTGCTTGCGCTGGCAAAGAGCGACAACGAGGATGTTTCCGGTTCTTCCTCGTCTAAGACCGCTTCCACACCGGAAACATCCTCCGCGCCGACCGCATCAACGCCCACAGCTTCATCCGTTTCCCGGCCGGAAAAGCAGGACAGCAGCGCCGGAATTGCGGCGGTTGTCGTGCTTGCGGCCGTTCTCGTCGGCGCGGCGGTCTGGTTCTTCAAATTCCGTAAGCCGGGTAAAAAGGACAAAAGCAGGCCCGACCCGGACGATTATGACTACACCGAGGACGGGGATGAGGAATCTGAGCCGGATGATGAACCGAAAGCTCCTGACGAGGAAGCAACGCAAAAAGACGGTTCCGAATCATCCGACGGTGAAACGGAGCGTGAGGACGAATGA